The following coding sequences lie in one Cannabis sativa cultivar Pink pepper isolate KNU-18-1 chromosome 5, ASM2916894v1, whole genome shotgun sequence genomic window:
- the LOC115718063 gene encoding uncharacterized protein LOC115718063 — MWERDPHVFWVVKKAWSVTSHDNPMVNMYRKLKSTKEQLMKWNKMHFKKLSVQIEEARAKLKEIEGVLVFDEKVHTEARAVLDEALNREKIFWRQKSRIAWLKDGGRSSKFFMASIVTRRRRNYIPQL; from the coding sequence ATGTGGGAAAGGGATCCCCATGTGTTCTGGGTTGTTAAGAAGGCTTGGAGTGTTACCAGCCATGATAATCCAATGGTTAATATGTATCGAAAACTGAAATCTACAAAAGAGCAACTCATGAAATGGAACAAAATGCATTTTAAAAAGTTATCTGTCCAAATTGAAGAGGCCCGTGCCAAACTTAAGGAGATAGAAGGAGTCTTAGTTTTTGATGAGAAGGTTCACACGGAAGCTAGAGCGGTGCTTGATGAGGCGCTGAACAGGGAAAAAATTTTCTGGCGTCAAAAGTCGAGAATTGCCTGGCTGAAGGATGGGGGTCGTTCCTCAAAATTCTTTATGGCTAGCATTGTCACCAGAAGGAGACGTAACTACATCCcacaattataa
- the LOC115717325 gene encoding uncharacterized protein LOC115717325: protein MGEIVEEDEEELKPLNHNKIHADKNKVEILIRTVGPARPSRLHVPSSIKVNDLKKLIAGNNCLPLENLRLILRGNVLRDNKNGDDTCIQLNNGDSLIVAVKPKPPVKTLRDGLDDDDDEDDEDLKFQLPPTSSRWKRMLYSFLHDKLKLPDILLMAIFTMSIKMWIIITMWFILAPVAHRWGIGPLYVLATGFAIILLNLGKRQPGDVSAYSIFNEDFRELPGTLNADRLDRDVRSGQF from the exons ATGGGTGAAATCGTCGAGGAAGACGAGGAGGAGTTGAAACCCTTAAACCACAACAAAATCCATGCAGATAAGAATAAGGTGGAGATTCTCATCAGAACCGTTGGCCCAGCTCGCCCTTCTCGTCTCCATGTTCCTTCTTCCATTAAA GtgaatgatttgaaaaaattgaTTGCTGGGAATAACTGTTTGCCACTTGAGAATTTGAGACTTATTTTGCGAGGAAATGTATTGCGTGACAACAAAAACGGTGATGATACATGTATACAACTCAATAATGGTG ATTCACTGATCGTTGCTGTTAAACCGAAGCCACCTGTAAAAACTCTTCGGGATGGACTTGATgacgatgatgatgaagatgatgaagatCTG AAGTTTCAACTTCCACCAACATCAAGCCGATGGAAAAGGATGCTTTACTCTTTTTTGCATGACAAGCTAAAGCTTCCTG ATATCCTTTTGATGGCAATTTTCACTATGAGTATAAAGATGTGGATTATAATCACTATGTGGTTTATATTGGCCCCTGTTGCTCATAGATGGGGTATCGGTCCTCTATAT GTACTTGCAACGGGCTTTGCCATCATTCTCTTGAATCTTGGAAAGCGGCAGCCTGGTGATGTCAG CGCATATTCTATTTTCAACGAAGATTTCAGAGAGCTTCCTGGAACACTTAACGCTGATCGTCTGGATAGGGATGTAAGGTCGGGTCAGTTTTAA